The following proteins come from a genomic window of Vidua chalybeata isolate OUT-0048 chromosome 2, bVidCha1 merged haplotype, whole genome shotgun sequence:
- the LOC128784120 gene encoding uncharacterized protein LOC128784120 — translation MKWWQFLDELEPFLVRDPEISQVSVTGHSVSISLGEEIPVLAPCEALFEHLAQELCSQGQVPAPHSLPSPGPQRAAAGGGSISISAGSARERGEDPSGEDKEWEDNTKPELSHWENKEETEVSHGEINNFQKVSHGEECPKQLSSQEEHSDWNERTEENLSHGEVTSYHEQSECKESLEQELSQGETNSSQDLSDWEEYIEQRLSQGAGYNFEDWEEYIG, via the coding sequence ATGAAATGGTGGCAATTCTTGGATGAACTGGAGCCTTTCCTGGTGAGAGACCCAGAGATATCCCAGGTGTCTGTCACAGGACACAGCGTGAGTATTTCTTTGGGAGAGGAGATCCCAGTGCTTGCTCCTTGTGAGGCTTTGTTTGAGCACCTGgcacaggagctgtgcagcCAAGGGCAGGTGCCTGCCCCACACAGCTTGCCCAGCCCAGGccctcagagagcagcagcaggagggggcaGCATCAGCATCAGTGCGGGCAGTGCAAGAGAGCGAGGAGAGGACCCTTCTGGGGAGGACAAAGAGTGGGAAGACAACACCAAGCCAGAgctttcccactgggaaaatAAGGAAGAGACAGAGGTGTCCCATGGAGAAATTAACAACTTCCAAAAAGTGTCCCATGGGGAAGAGTGCCCTAAACAGCTGTCATCCCAGGAAGAGCACTCTGACTGGAACGAGCGCACAGAGGAAAACCTGTCCCATGGAGAAGTCACAAGTTACCATGAACAGTCTGAATGCAAAGAATCCTTGGAACAAGAACTGTCCCAGGGAGAAACCAACAGCTCCCAAGACCTCTCAGACTGGGAAGAATACATTGAGCAAAGGCTGTCCCAAGGAGCTGGCTACAACTTTGAAGACTGGGAAGAATACATTGGCTAA